From the genome of Halorussus caseinilyticus, one region includes:
- the metX gene encoding homoserine O-acetyltransferase MetX has product MNRTRDTAELGRFEFECGRSVPLDVAYETYGEYDGDNAVLVCHALTGSAHVTGPSRGETDGQAAAWWSDVVGPGKAIDTREYFVVCANVPGSCYGTTGPASIDPETGDPYGTDFPAVTVGDWTRAQARLLDHLGVGPLHAVVGGSVGGMNVLEWAKQYPERVDRVVPVATAARLDPQMLAIEAIARRAITTDENWQGGRYYGTDADGDPLPEPDEGLAVARQLGHVSYLSKESIDRKFGRRSAGREMLADAFAPDDPAGEFFPYREVESYLDYQAEKFVERFDANSYLYLTRAMDDYDLSSGYDSDTDALAGFSGEALVVSFTGDWHFTVEQADRLAAAFEAADVDTANHVVESDHGHDAFLVEPEEVGPPIRDFLAAGVEGRAVSDADEREFAPVHASLFGK; this is encoded by the coding sequence AAACCTACGGCGAGTACGACGGCGACAACGCGGTTCTGGTGTGCCACGCGCTGACGGGGAGCGCGCACGTCACCGGCCCCTCCAGAGGCGAGACCGACGGACAGGCCGCGGCGTGGTGGAGCGACGTGGTGGGTCCGGGCAAGGCCATCGACACCCGCGAGTACTTCGTCGTCTGCGCGAACGTGCCGGGGTCGTGCTACGGGACGACAGGCCCCGCGAGCATCGACCCCGAGACCGGCGACCCCTACGGAACCGACTTCCCGGCCGTGACCGTCGGCGACTGGACCCGTGCGCAGGCCCGCCTACTCGACCACCTCGGGGTGGGTCCGCTCCACGCCGTCGTCGGCGGGAGCGTCGGCGGCATGAACGTCTTGGAGTGGGCCAAGCAGTATCCCGAACGCGTCGATAGGGTGGTCCCGGTCGCCACCGCCGCCCGCCTCGACCCGCAGATGCTCGCCATCGAAGCCATCGCGCGCCGGGCCATCACGACCGACGAGAACTGGCAGGGCGGGCGGTACTACGGAACCGACGCCGACGGGGACCCCCTCCCAGAACCGGACGAGGGCTTGGCGGTCGCCCGCCAGTTGGGACACGTCAGCTACCTCTCGAAGGAGTCGATTGACCGGAAGTTCGGCCGCCGGTCGGCCGGGCGGGAGATGCTCGCCGACGCCTTCGCCCCGGACGACCCGGCGGGCGAGTTCTTCCCCTACCGCGAAGTCGAGTCGTACCTCGACTATCAGGCCGAGAAGTTCGTCGAGCGATTCGACGCCAACAGCTACCTCTACCTGACGCGGGCGATGGACGACTACGACCTCTCGTCGGGCTACGACTCTGACACCGACGCCCTCGCGGGGTTCTCGGGCGAGGCGCTGGTCGTGAGTTTCACCGGCGACTGGCACTTCACCGTCGAGCAGGCCGACCGCCTCGCGGCGGCGTTCGAGGCGGCGGACGTGGACACCGCCAACCACGTCGTGGAGAGCGACCACGGCCACGACGCCTTCCTCGTGGAACCCGAGGAAGTCGGCCCGCCAATCCGGGACTTCCTCGCGGCGGGCGTCGAGGGCCGGGCGGTCAGTGACGCCGACGAACGGGAGTTCGCGCCGGTCCACGCGAGTCTGTTCGGGAAGTGA
- a CDS encoding Hvo_1808 family surface protein: MSGKSFAVLLAALAVVGSVAGVVGAVGAGIGGESTDATQARLTVVSSCTTITESGTYILGSDIENASDDACIRIRASDVVLDGRGHVVDGTTEVDPEEATDRFFRTGRLQPRTGIGVSVGGGLPVSNVTVRDVTVTDWRWGLVATAVRESELTGVTAVDSAFGVTVLRSPTVEVSDATASENAVFGVGLLDASRSRVADTTADGNGVVGIYLARSQAATVSNVTASDNDVAGVLLDRTRGASVRGASADRNRFGVYLFETTDSEVTGATAVQNDVAGVYAVNTTGTAVSETTATNNSLAGVLLQGVADGAVTSTNASRSRYGVYLFLSESTTVTDSTASDGVMGVYVRNTSGGAVLNNTVLGNSFDGVYLENSTDVRVADNRDGAVVFESTGNETIGAEGGYRHDDAIDVNQSDGLSDAELRAYVYRAIARAEHLRQLEYVGSVSFEVVSQAELGRRNEAEPDPTRTVSAWENQLWEATFVVGEGENSTRVAQNESSRIAGYYNFFADKMVIVSDDDPLTVSSTTLVHEFVHALQDQHFDLSDRSTLSLARTEDGSRARSGLVEGDARYVEERFDRLCGVVWNCVQVESEEPRGGDISSARNFAMRQMVLAPYSDGPNYVETLRQQGDWRAVNDDYDDPPNTTEQVIHPEKRDEPPVPIDFEDAARAGWRPFDQSNLSFSGRNGTTTVGEVGIFTMFWYQGYEYGTDIVDVREHLYPNDPTYDWFNYTSVPSEGWGNDVLVPYRKATESGTDFGYVWRTAWDTPRDARQFHRAYLALLRGQGAERVGPNTWVVDSGPFADAFRVVREGANVTIVNAPTTDALADLRPGLAESENGTAARAG; the protein is encoded by the coding sequence ATGTCTGGCAAATCGTTCGCGGTACTTCTCGCGGCGCTCGCGGTGGTGGGGTCCGTCGCTGGCGTCGTGGGTGCGGTCGGCGCAGGGATCGGGGGAGAGTCCACGGACGCAACGCAGGCGCGACTCACCGTCGTCTCGTCGTGTACCACCATCACCGAGTCCGGAACCTACATCCTCGGGAGCGACATCGAGAACGCTTCCGACGACGCTTGCATCCGGATTCGGGCGAGCGACGTGGTACTGGACGGCCGCGGCCACGTCGTGGACGGGACGACCGAAGTGGACCCCGAGGAGGCCACAGACCGATTCTTCCGCACCGGGCGACTCCAACCCCGGACGGGCATCGGGGTCTCGGTCGGCGGCGGACTCCCCGTCTCGAACGTCACCGTGCGAGACGTGACCGTGACCGACTGGCGGTGGGGACTGGTCGCCACCGCGGTCCGGGAGAGCGAACTCACCGGCGTTACCGCCGTCGACTCCGCCTTCGGCGTCACGGTACTCCGGTCGCCGACCGTCGAGGTGTCCGACGCCACCGCCTCGGAGAACGCGGTGTTCGGCGTCGGACTCTTGGACGCCAGTCGGAGTCGGGTCGCCGACACCACCGCCGACGGAAACGGCGTCGTGGGCATCTATCTAGCCCGCTCGCAGGCCGCCACCGTCTCGAACGTCACCGCGAGCGACAACGACGTGGCGGGCGTCCTCCTCGACAGGACCCGCGGCGCGTCCGTCCGCGGCGCGTCGGCCGACCGCAACCGGTTCGGCGTCTACCTCTTCGAGACCACCGACAGCGAGGTGACGGGTGCGACCGCAGTACAGAACGACGTGGCGGGCGTCTACGCGGTCAACACCACCGGAACCGCCGTCTCCGAGACCACCGCGACGAACAACAGTCTTGCTGGCGTCCTCTTGCAGGGAGTCGCCGACGGCGCGGTCACGTCCACCAACGCCTCGCGGAGTCGGTACGGCGTCTATCTCTTCCTCTCGGAGAGTACCACCGTCACCGACTCGACTGCGAGCGACGGCGTGATGGGAGTGTACGTCCGGAACACCTCGGGCGGCGCGGTCCTGAACAACACCGTCCTCGGCAACAGTTTCGACGGGGTGTACCTCGAAAACTCGACGGACGTTCGGGTCGCGGACAACCGCGACGGCGCGGTCGTCTTCGAATCGACCGGCAACGAGACCATCGGCGCGGAGGGCGGCTATCGCCACGACGACGCCATCGACGTGAACCAGTCCGACGGTCTCTCGGACGCCGAACTCCGGGCGTACGTCTACCGGGCCATCGCGCGGGCCGAACACCTCCGGCAACTGGAGTATGTCGGGTCGGTGTCGTTCGAGGTGGTGAGCCAAGCGGAACTCGGCCGCCGGAACGAGGCCGAACCCGACCCGACGCGGACCGTCTCGGCGTGGGAGAACCAGCTCTGGGAAGCGACGTTCGTCGTCGGCGAGGGCGAGAACTCGACGCGGGTCGCCCAGAACGAGTCGAGTCGCATCGCGGGGTACTACAACTTCTTCGCCGACAAGATGGTCATCGTCTCGGACGACGACCCGCTGACGGTCAGTAGCACGACACTCGTCCACGAGTTCGTCCACGCGCTACAGGACCAGCACTTCGACCTCAGCGACCGGAGTACCCTCTCGTTGGCCCGGACCGAAGACGGGTCCCGCGCCCGAAGCGGTCTCGTCGAAGGTGACGCCCGGTACGTCGAAGAGCGCTTCGACCGACTCTGCGGCGTCGTCTGGAACTGCGTGCAGGTCGAATCGGAGGAACCCCGCGGCGGCGACATCTCGTCGGCCCGCAACTTCGCCATGCGCCAGATGGTGCTGGCACCCTACTCCGACGGCCCGAACTACGTAGAGACCCTGCGCCAGCAGGGTGACTGGCGGGCTGTCAACGACGACTACGACGACCCGCCCAACACCACCGAGCAGGTTATTCACCCCGAGAAGCGCGACGAACCCCCGGTTCCCATCGACTTCGAGGACGCCGCCCGCGCGGGGTGGCGACCGTTCGACCAGTCGAACCTCTCGTTCAGCGGGAGAAACGGCACCACGACGGTAGGCGAGGTTGGCATCTTCACGATGTTCTGGTATCAGGGCTACGAGTACGGCACCGACATCGTGGACGTGCGCGAACACCTCTACCCGAACGACCCGACCTACGACTGGTTCAACTACACCAGCGTCCCCTCGGAAGGGTGGGGCAACGACGTGCTGGTCCCCTACCGGAAGGCGACCGAGAGCGGGACCGACTTCGGCTACGTCTGGCGGACCGCGTGGGACACCCCGCGGGACGCCCGGCAGTTCCACCGGGCGTATCTGGCGTTGCTCCGCGGACAGGGTGCCGAGCGCGTCGGCCCGAACACGTGGGTCGTGGACTCGGGACCGTTCGCCGACGCCTTCCGCGTCGTCCGAGAGGGCGCGAACGTGACCATCGTGAACGCGCCGACGACCGACGCCCTCGCGGACCTCCGGCCGGGTCTGGCCGAGAGCGAGAACGGGACCGCCGCGAGAGCGGGCTAG
- a CDS encoding universal stress protein: MIDTVVIATDGSESVTRAVRVALDLAERFDAAVHALYVVDTGEVDSSPDELRDELRDALESQGEDALDAVRDHADRDVTTAVREGRPAAEITEYARERDADMVATGTRGRHGENRFLIGSVAERVVRSCPVPVLTVRQLENGA; this comes from the coding sequence ATGATAGATACCGTCGTCATCGCCACGGACGGGTCCGAGAGCGTCACTCGCGCGGTCCGGGTCGCGCTGGACCTCGCCGAGCGGTTCGACGCCGCGGTCCACGCCCTCTACGTCGTGGACACCGGCGAAGTCGATTCCTCGCCCGACGAACTCCGGGACGAACTCCGGGACGCGTTGGAGTCCCAAGGCGAGGACGCGCTCGACGCCGTGCGCGACCACGCCGACCGGGACGTGACGACCGCGGTCCGCGAGGGTCGCCCCGCGGCCGAAATCACCGAGTACGCCCGCGAACGGGACGCCGACATGGTGGCGACCGGGACCCGCGGGCGACACGGCGAGAACCGCTTTCTCATCGGGAGCGTGGCCGAGCGCGTCGTTCGGTCGTGTCCCGTGCCGGTGCTGACGGTTCGCCAGTTGGAGAACGGGGCGTAG
- a CDS encoding ABC transporter ATP-binding protein: protein MSDLLSISNLRTQFNTERGVVEAVDDFDLSIREGETVGLVGESGSGKSVSALSLMQLVEDPGEIVSGEATFRHQGLTDEFAERYPTGVGEFVFPDEGYIDLLAAPENAMREIRGGEMSMIFQDPMTSLNPALTVGEQVAESLRLHQYGGQRKDSWWNAVREIAPSLGGKDIDEEVLQDTIDMLEEVGIPEPTERVEEYPHEFSGGMRQRVLIAIALACQPKLLVADEPTTALDVTIQAQILDLINDLQDELGMSVLFITHDLGVVAETCDRVAVMYAGDIVEFGPVDEIFHNPSHPYTYALLESIPQEDKQRLTPIEGNVPDLIDMPQGCHFAPRCPWAQPECTEGEIPNLQHGPDDVDHRAKCVLEDFDTSQYGEDLESITTGDHEIGDRLLEVDGMKKHFSRADGLLDEWLSDEIESVKAVDGVSFDIYEGETVGLVGESGCGKSTAGRTLLHLEEPTDGRIVFQDTNLSELDREELRDKRKDMQMIFQDPLSSLDPRMTVGQIIAEPLKIHALPDEAPPEGMSKKQQRRNRVAELMEAVGLEPGQYDRYPHEISGGQRQRVGIARALAVDPDFIVADEPVSALDVSVQAQILNLLEDLQEEFGLTYLFIAHDLSVVRHISDRIAVMYLGEIVEVADTDELFADPKHPYTQALLSAIPEPDPRIDTDDRVILEGDVPSPIDPPSGCHFRTRCPQIIPPEGLDIEQDAYREVMDYRERVEDRAIDLDAVWEKAAGGDGARPETTAAADGGRPGASASAFKQVLWNRLFDAEPTGEPRALVEESFDHLADGDWERAESLLRDNFESVCERKGPVLQDEAHPAACHLYDQPE from the coding sequence GTGAGTGACTTACTGTCAATCTCGAATCTGCGGACGCAGTTCAACACCGAACGCGGTGTGGTCGAGGCGGTAGACGACTTCGACCTGTCGATTCGGGAGGGTGAGACGGTCGGTCTCGTGGGCGAGTCCGGGTCGGGCAAGAGCGTCAGCGCCCTGTCGCTGATGCAACTGGTCGAGGACCCCGGCGAAATCGTGAGCGGCGAAGCGACGTTCCGCCACCAAGGGTTGACCGACGAGTTCGCCGAGCGCTACCCGACCGGCGTTGGCGAGTTCGTCTTCCCCGACGAGGGGTACATCGACCTGCTCGCCGCGCCCGAGAACGCGATGCGCGAGATTCGCGGCGGCGAGATGAGCATGATTTTCCAAGACCCGATGACCTCGCTCAACCCCGCGCTGACCGTGGGCGAGCAAGTCGCCGAGAGCCTCCGCCTCCACCAGTACGGGGGCCAGCGCAAGGACTCGTGGTGGAACGCGGTCCGGGAAATCGCGCCGAGTCTCGGCGGGAAGGACATCGACGAGGAGGTCCTACAGGACACCATCGACATGCTCGAAGAGGTCGGCATCCCCGAACCCACCGAGCGAGTCGAGGAGTACCCCCACGAGTTCTCCGGCGGGATGCGCCAGCGCGTCCTCATCGCCATCGCGCTGGCCTGCCAGCCGAAACTGCTCGTCGCCGACGAACCCACCACCGCGCTCGACGTGACGATTCAGGCCCAGATTCTCGACCTCATCAACGACTTGCAGGACGAACTCGGCATGTCGGTCCTGTTCATCACCCACGACCTCGGCGTCGTCGCCGAAACCTGCGACCGCGTGGCCGTGATGTACGCGGGCGACATCGTGGAGTTCGGTCCCGTGGACGAAATCTTCCACAACCCGAGTCACCCCTACACCTACGCGCTACTGGAGTCCATCCCCCAAGAGGACAAACAGCGACTCACTCCCATCGAGGGCAACGTCCCGGACCTCATCGACATGCCTCAGGGCTGTCACTTCGCGCCGCGGTGTCCGTGGGCCCAACCCGAGTGTACCGAGGGCGAGATTCCGAACCTCCAGCACGGTCCCGACGACGTGGACCACCGCGCCAAGTGCGTCCTCGAAGACTTCGACACGAGTCAGTACGGCGAGGACCTAGAGAGCATCACGACCGGCGACCACGAAATCGGCGACCGACTCCTCGAAGTGGACGGCATGAAGAAGCACTTCTCGCGGGCCGACGGACTGCTAGACGAGTGGCTCTCCGACGAAATCGAGAGCGTGAAAGCCGTAGACGGCGTGAGCTTCGACATCTACGAGGGCGAGACGGTCGGACTCGTCGGCGAGTCCGGATGCGGGAAGTCCACCGCGGGTCGAACTCTGCTCCACCTCGAAGAACCCACCGACGGCCGCATCGTGTTTCAAGACACCAACCTCTCGGAACTGGACCGCGAGGAGTTGCGCGACAAGCGCAAGGACATGCAGATGATTTTCCAAGACCCGCTGTCGAGTCTCGACCCGCGGATGACGGTGGGTCAGATTATCGCCGAACCCCTCAAGATTCACGCCCTGCCCGACGAGGCACCGCCGGAGGGAATGTCGAAGAAGCAACAGCGTAGGAATCGGGTCGCCGAACTCATGGAGGCGGTGGGTCTCGAACCGGGCCAGTACGACCGCTACCCCCACGAAATCTCCGGTGGCCAGCGCCAGCGTGTCGGCATCGCCCGAGCGCTCGCGGTCGACCCCGACTTCATCGTCGCCGACGAACCCGTCTCGGCGCTGGACGTGTCGGTGCAGGCCCAGATTCTCAACCTACTGGAGGACCTGCAGGAGGAGTTCGGTCTGACCTACCTCTTCATCGCTCACGACCTGAGCGTCGTCCGCCACATCTCCGACCGCATCGCGGTGATGTATCTGGGCGAAATCGTGGAAGTCGCCGACACCGACGAACTGTTCGCCGACCCCAAACACCCCTACACGCAGGCGTTGCTCTCGGCGATTCCGGAACCCGACCCCCGCATCGACACCGACGACCGGGTTATCCTCGAAGGCGACGTGCCCTCGCCCATCGACCCGCCGTCGGGGTGTCACTTCCGGACCCGGTGTCCCCAAATCATCCCGCCCGAGGGTCTCGACATCGAACAGGACGCCTACCGCGAGGTGATGGACTACCGCGAACGCGTCGAGGACCGCGCCATCGACCTAGACGCCGTGTGGGAGAAGGCCGCTGGCGGCGACGGTGCGCGGCCAGAGACCACCGCGGCGGCCGACGGCGGACGCCCCGGTGCCTCCGCCTCGGCGTTCAAGCAGGTCCTCTGGAACCGCCTGTTCGACGCGGAACCGACGGGCGAACCCCGCGCCCTCGTCGAGGAGTCGTTCGACCACCTCGCCGACGGCGACTGGGAGCGCGCCGAGTCGCTCCTCCGCGACAACTTCGAGAGTGTCTGCGAGCGGAAGGGACCGGTCCTACAGGACGAGGCCCACCCCGCGGCCTGTCACCTCTACGACCAACCCGAGTAG
- a CDS encoding ABC transporter substrate-binding protein: MTSNDTSVSRRNLLKAAGGAAASASVAGYVDTGSAEDVQQQGGGTLTYARGNDSGTLDPQNTTSGEDVKVTNQIYDRLIEFKPGESSLVAGLATEWNLEGQQATVTMREGATFHDGSECTVDDFIATYRRFTDSNYEYYPGDEYVSSYGPFTLGNWVSGIEKNGDYQMTIQLEQRYAPFLRNLAMFASSVLSEQAIQERGTDLSRNPMGTGPFQFENWDTGNQRIRLSAYGDYWGEGPNVDEVVFTAIGSNTTRAQTLVSGGANVIDGLGSQAAQIVDNSRNAQLLEKQGINIGYLAFNMARVEAFREKQVRQAISYAINTKAIVDTIFRGIAVQASQPIPSNVLGYNEELDPYPYDPERAQQMLDDAGYGDGFTFELATFQNPRAYNPSPIQAAQTVKSNLEQVGITVNINQQPFNPFLNYTSTGKHDACFLGWMTDNADPDNFYYALLHPGIPQDQVPQGQDWVGWDTDGFNTLDVAAWANTEFMNVTEEAQQTYNQQERADLYKQAAQIAHEEAPWVFMDHAKELRGVGNNVENFVVAPIGGPFLKQVRLTG; encoded by the coding sequence ATGACTTCAAACGACACATCCGTTTCAAGACGGAACTTGCTGAAGGCGGCCGGTGGAGCGGCGGCGTCGGCGTCGGTTGCCGGGTACGTCGATACCGGGAGTGCGGAGGACGTACAGCAACAGGGCGGTGGGACGCTCACGTACGCGCGCGGGAACGACTCGGGTACGCTCGACCCGCAGAACACGACCAGCGGCGAGGACGTGAAGGTCACGAACCAGATTTACGACAGACTCATCGAGTTCAAACCGGGCGAGTCCTCGCTGGTCGCGGGGTTGGCGACGGAGTGGAACCTCGAAGGCCAGCAGGCGACGGTCACGATGCGGGAGGGCGCTACCTTCCACGACGGTAGCGAGTGTACGGTAGACGACTTCATCGCCACGTACCGGCGGTTCACCGACTCGAACTACGAGTACTATCCGGGCGACGAGTACGTCTCGTCGTACGGTCCGTTCACGCTGGGTAACTGGGTCAGCGGCATCGAGAAGAACGGCGACTACCAGATGACCATCCAGTTGGAACAGCGCTACGCGCCGTTCCTCCGGAACCTCGCCATGTTCGCCTCCAGCGTCCTCTCCGAACAGGCGATACAGGAGCGCGGCACGGACCTCAGTCGGAACCCGATGGGGACCGGTCCCTTCCAGTTCGAGAACTGGGACACCGGCAACCAGCGCATCCGCCTGTCGGCCTACGGCGACTACTGGGGCGAGGGACCGAACGTGGACGAAGTGGTGTTCACCGCCATCGGGTCGAACACGACTCGCGCCCAGACGCTGGTCTCGGGCGGCGCGAACGTCATCGACGGCTTGGGTTCGCAGGCCGCCCAAATCGTGGACAACTCCCGGAACGCCCAACTGCTGGAGAAGCAGGGCATCAACATCGGCTATCTGGCGTTCAACATGGCTCGCGTCGAGGCGTTCCGCGAGAAGCAGGTCCGGCAGGCCATCAGTTACGCCATCAACACGAAGGCCATCGTGGACACCATCTTCCGGGGCATCGCGGTGCAGGCGAGTCAACCCATCCCGTCGAACGTCCTCGGCTACAACGAGGAACTCGACCCGTACCCATACGACCCCGAACGGGCACAGCAGATGCTCGACGACGCCGGGTACGGCGACGGCTTCACCTTCGAGTTGGCGACGTTCCAGAACCCGCGGGCGTACAATCCCTCGCCGATTCAGGCGGCCCAGACGGTCAAGTCGAACCTCGAACAGGTCGGCATCACGGTCAACATCAACCAGCAACCGTTCAACCCCTTCCTGAACTACACCAGTACCGGGAAGCACGACGCCTGTTTCCTCGGGTGGATGACCGACAACGCCGACCCGGACAACTTCTACTACGCCCTGCTCCACCCCGGCATCCCGCAGGACCAAGTGCCTCAGGGACAGGACTGGGTTGGCTGGGACACCGACGGGTTCAACACGCTCGACGTGGCGGCGTGGGCCAACACCGAATTCATGAACGTCACCGAAGAGGCCCAGCAGACGTACAACCAACAGGAGCGCGCCGACCTGTACAAGCAGGCGGCCCAAATCGCCCACGAGGAGGCACCGTGGGTGTTCATGGACCACGCCAAGGAACTCCGCGGCGTCGGCAACAACGTCGAGAACTTCGTCGTCGCGCCCATCGGCGGGCCGTTCCTCAAGCAGGTTCGGTTGACGGGATAG
- a CDS encoding ABC transporter substrate-binding protein, with protein MATDDSVKRRSFLKAAGGAAAAATLAGCTGGDGEGDSTETTESTDGTTQSGETEETTEESSGEGGTLTFARGNDSGTLDFQNTTSGEDAKVTNQIYDGLIEFEPGKTSLKAGLATDWSVDGKTVSLTLREGVKFHNGDEFTAEDYVATYRRFVDKEYEYFPGQEYASSYGPYALGRWIDSVEKAGTYEVTIKLGQAYSPILKNLAMFCSKVHSLKAIKEHGKDLAKNPVGTGPFKFDNWDTGNQRIRLTKNENYWGETKAKVDEVVFTAIGSNTTRAQTLISGGADIIDGLGAQSSQIVDKSDKADLLEQPGINVGYMAFNMSKFEPFRKKKVRQAVNYAINTKNIVDTIFKGIASQASQPIPESVMGYNEDIDPYPQDLEKAKSLLEEAGYSDGFEFELATFKNPRTYNPSPKQAAQVVKSNLNEVGITVNIKTMPFNPFLDYTDNYKHDACFLGWMTDNGDPDNFYYALLHPGVDRSDVPDGQNWVNPDDHPDTINTLDAAAWANTEFMKLTEEAQASYKTSERKPKYQKAGEIFHEECPWVALDHAKDLRGVSSGVEGFMVPPIGGPFLNHVSLKQ; from the coding sequence ATGGCGACAGATGACAGTGTCAAGCGGCGTAGTTTCTTGAAGGCGGCCGGTGGTGCGGCGGCGGCGGCGACGCTCGCCGGGTGTACCGGCGGCGACGGCGAGGGCGACTCGACCGAGACCACCGAATCGACCGACGGGACGACCCAGAGCGGTGAAACCGAGGAGACGACCGAGGAGTCGTCGGGCGAGGGCGGGACGCTCACGTTCGCCCGCGGGAACGACTCGGGTACCCTCGACTTCCAGAACACGACCAGCGGCGAGGACGCCAAGGTCACGAACCAGATTTACGACGGTCTCATCGAGTTCGAACCGGGCAAGACCTCGCTCAAGGCCGGACTCGCCACCGACTGGAGCGTGGACGGCAAGACGGTCAGTCTGACTCTCCGCGAGGGCGTCAAGTTCCACAACGGCGACGAGTTTACCGCCGAGGACTACGTGGCGACCTACCGCCGGTTCGTGGACAAGGAGTACGAGTACTTCCCCGGTCAGGAGTACGCCTCGTCGTACGGACCCTACGCACTCGGCCGCTGGATTGATTCGGTCGAGAAGGCCGGTACCTACGAGGTCACCATCAAACTCGGTCAGGCGTACTCGCCGATTCTGAAGAACCTCGCCATGTTCTGTTCGAAGGTCCACTCGCTGAAGGCCATCAAGGAACACGGTAAGGACCTCGCCAAGAACCCGGTCGGGACCGGCCCGTTCAAGTTCGATAACTGGGACACCGGCAACCAGCGCATCCGCCTCACCAAAAACGAGAACTACTGGGGCGAGACCAAGGCCAAGGTAGACGAAGTGGTGTTCACCGCCATCGGGTCGAACACGACCCGCGCCCAGACGCTCATCTCGGGCGGCGCGGACATCATCGACGGTCTGGGCGCGCAGTCGTCCCAAATCGTGGACAAGTCCGACAAGGCCGACCTCCTCGAACAACCCGGCATCAACGTCGGCTACATGGCGTTCAACATGTCGAAGTTCGAGCCGTTCCGCAAGAAGAAGGTTCGGCAAGCCGTCAACTACGCCATCAACACGAAGAACATCGTGGACACCATCTTCAAGGGCATCGCGTCGCAGGCGAGTCAACCCATCCCCGAGAGCGTGATGGGGTACAACGAGGACATCGACCCGTACCCGCAGGACCTCGAGAAGGCCAAGTCGCTCCTCGAAGAGGCCGGATACAGCGACGGTTTCGAGTTCGAGCTGGCGACGTTCAAGAATCCGCGGACCTACAACCCCTCGCCCAAGCAGGCCGCGCAGGTCGTCAAGTCGAACCTCAACGAGGTCGGCATCACGGTCAACATCAAGACGATGCCGTTCAACCCCTTCCTCGACTACACCGACAACTACAAACACGACGCCTGTTTCCTCGGATGGATGACCGACAACGGCGACCCGGACAACTTCTACTACGCCCTGCTCCACCCCGGCGTGGACCGGAGCGACGTTCCGGACGGACAGAATTGGGTCAACCCGGACGACCACCCGGACACCATCAACACGCTCGACGCGGCGGCGTGGGCCAACACCGAGTTCATGAAACTCACCGAGGAAGCCCAAGCCTCCTACAAGACGAGCGAGCGCAAGCCCAAGTACCAGAAGGCTGGCGAAATCTTCCACGAGGAGTGCCCGTGGGTCGCGCTGGACCACGCGAAGGACCTCCGCGGCGTCAGTAGCGGCGTGGAAGGCTTCATGGTTCCGCCAATCGGCGGCCCGTTCCTCAACCACGTCTCGCTGAAGCAGTAG